The Streptococcus iniae genome contains the following window.
CTCGTGCGCTTAAATCTGGTAAAGTAGAACGCGTCTAATAAAAAAATAAGCCTTCGGGCTTTTTTTTATTAGACAATCGTATAGGAAAGGGCATTTGAATGAGCTTTTGCCTATATTTTTTTACAATAGCATTATTATATGGTAAAATAGATTGATAAAAACTTTTTGAGGTAGTAAATATGACTGTAAAAATGAATACAAATGATGGTCTGATCGAACTATCTGACGACGTTATTGCAACTGTCGTTGGTGGTTCCGCAACGGAAATTTTTGGCGTTGTTGGAATGGCAAGTAAAAGTGCTATTAAAGACAATTTTCAATCACTACTTCGCAAAGAAAACTATGCCAAAGGTGTAGTTGTTAAGTCAACAGATTTGGGTATTTCTGTTGATGTTTATACCGTAATGAGTTATGGGGTTAAAATCAGTGAAGTGTCTAAAAATATCCAAGAACGTGTGAAGTTTAACCTTGAGAGCCAGTTAGGTTTAACTGCAGATATGGTTAACGTCTACGTACAAAATATTAAGGTTGTGGGAGAAAATTAGTGTCAAATATTACAACAAGTTTATTTCAAGAGATGGTTCAAGCAGCTGCTACCCGTCTTGGTAAACAAGCAGAGTATGTCAATTCTTTAAACATCTTTCCTGTTCCAGATGGTGATACTGGGACAAATATGGGGATGACAATGGACAATGGAGCCAAAGAAGTAGCCGATAAACCAGCACAAACAGTTGGGGAAGTTGGACAAATCTTATCAAAAGGTCTTTTGATGGGAGCACGCGGAAATTCAGGAGTTATTACCTCTCAATTATTCCGTGGTTTTGGTCAAAGCATTAAAGATAAAAATGAGCTTAACGGTAAAGATTTGGCACATGCCTTCCAATCAGGTGTAGAAGTTGCCTACAAAGCAGTTATGAAGCCTGTTGAAGGGACTATTTTAACGGTTTCTCGTGGTGCTGCTAGTGCTGCTTTGAAAAAAGCTGACGAGTCAGATGATGCCGTTGAAGTTATGGAAGCTGCTCTTAAGGGAGCAAAACGTGCTTTAGCTAAAACACCAGACATGCTTCCAGTTCTTAAGGAAGTAGGTGTTGTTGACTCTGGTGGTCAAGGACTTGTTTATATTTATGAAGGTTTTATGTCTGCTTTAAATGGCGACTACGTGGCTTCTGAAGATTTTAAAGCGACTCCAGCTAATATGTCTGAAATGATTAATACAGAGCATCACAAGGCTGTAGTTGGTCATGTTGC
Protein-coding sequences here:
- a CDS encoding Asp23/Gls24 family envelope stress response protein; this encodes MTVKMNTNDGLIELSDDVIATVVGGSATEIFGVVGMASKSAIKDNFQSLLRKENYAKGVVVKSTDLGISVDVYTVMSYGVKISEVSKNIQERVKFNLESQLGLTADMVNVYVQNIKVVGEN